One window from the genome of Marinobacter sp. LV10R510-11A encodes:
- the bamA gene encoding outer membrane protein assembly factor BamA, producing MRRSLLGLAVGLAVAATGMTPAFADEFTVADIEVEGLQRVSAGTVFSSFPVNIGEKMDETELTDGIKSLFRTGLFTDIEASRDTGILILTVRERPSITSIDIEGNKNIETDMLLDALAGAGLQEGQVFRRATLERLELEILRSYIGQGRYNARVKATAEVLPRNRVAIRLDINEGTVAAIQHINLVGNQDFNDEQLRDLFELRTSSWWNSLTNSDKYARERLSGDLETLRSFYLDRGYLDFTVESSQVSISPDKRQVFIAIALNEGPQYTISEVRLRGNLIVGEEELRELIPVDEGDVFSRARMTAISETLAFRLGTEGYAFANVNAVPEPGENNTAAVTFFVEPGKRAYVRRVNFDGNVSTRDDVLRQEMTQMEGGIASSDRIEFSKTRLERLGFFKAVNVDTVPVPGTDDLVDVNYSVEEQPTGSLSASVGFSQDSGVILGANVSENNFFGTGKRVSFGVNVSDSVKSANISYMDPYYTVDGVSRGFSVFARETDFEEEDISSYLLDEYGGRVTFGYPTDNITRLNFGLGYTLSKIKGGVFTSKEVTDFIDEEGNSFNNYSLFGSWRRSTLNRGVLPSDGYSHSLSLDVTVPGSDLTFYKASHKTDFYFPITESNRWVVRTRTEVGYGNGYGDRQVMPFYEHFYAGGYGSVRGYQANSLGRRAEPAQNDLSDPDPFGGNLLTEASLELIFPTPFAGDTRSMRTAFFVDAGQVFDPDRGFDPDPEELRLSAGIGFQWITAVGPLAFSLAKPLNNKTGDDTQVFQFSLGQTF from the coding sequence ATGAGACGTTCTCTTCTAGGTTTAGCCGTTGGCCTCGCTGTTGCCGCAACCGGCATGACGCCAGCATTTGCAGATGAATTTACGGTTGCAGATATTGAGGTGGAAGGCTTGCAGCGTGTTTCTGCAGGTACTGTGTTTTCCTCTTTCCCCGTCAATATCGGCGAGAAAATGGACGAAACCGAACTGACAGATGGGATTAAATCACTGTTCCGGACCGGGTTGTTCACCGATATAGAGGCCAGCCGCGATACCGGTATCCTCATCCTTACCGTGCGGGAACGCCCTTCGATCACCTCGATCGACATTGAAGGCAATAAGAACATAGAAACCGACATGCTCCTGGACGCCCTTGCGGGCGCCGGGCTTCAGGAAGGTCAAGTGTTCCGTCGGGCAACCCTAGAGCGGCTGGAGTTGGAGATTTTGCGCTCCTATATTGGCCAAGGGCGCTACAACGCTCGGGTAAAAGCAACCGCTGAAGTGCTGCCGCGTAACCGCGTTGCGATTCGCCTGGATATTAACGAAGGTACGGTTGCCGCCATCCAGCACATTAACCTGGTGGGCAACCAGGATTTCAACGATGAACAATTGCGTGATCTGTTTGAGCTGCGAACCAGCAGTTGGTGGAATTCCCTCACCAACTCAGACAAGTACGCGCGGGAACGCTTAAGCGGCGATCTGGAAACGCTGCGCTCGTTCTATCTGGATCGTGGTTACCTGGACTTCACTGTGGAATCCAGCCAAGTGTCCATTTCGCCTGACAAACGTCAGGTCTTCATTGCGATAGCACTGAACGAAGGGCCGCAATATACGATTTCGGAAGTCAGGCTCCGAGGCAATCTTATTGTGGGTGAAGAAGAGCTGCGGGAGCTAATCCCCGTGGACGAGGGCGACGTGTTCTCCCGCGCCCGCATGACGGCCATTTCAGAAACACTGGCGTTCCGGCTGGGTACAGAAGGCTATGCGTTTGCGAACGTGAATGCCGTGCCTGAGCCAGGCGAAAATAACACCGCTGCTGTGACCTTTTTTGTTGAACCGGGTAAACGAGCTTATGTTCGTCGGGTTAACTTCGACGGCAACGTATCTACACGGGACGATGTTCTGCGTCAGGAAATGACACAGATGGAAGGCGGTATTGCCTCGTCGGATCGCATTGAGTTTTCTAAAACCCGTCTCGAACGACTTGGCTTTTTCAAAGCGGTCAATGTAGACACGGTTCCTGTACCGGGAACAGACGATCTTGTTGATGTGAATTACTCGGTGGAAGAGCAGCCAACTGGCAGCCTCTCAGCGTCCGTAGGCTTCTCTCAGGATTCGGGCGTTATTCTTGGTGCCAACGTGTCTGAAAACAACTTTTTCGGCACAGGTAAGCGGGTATCGTTTGGCGTAAACGTGAGTGACTCGGTCAAGAGCGCCAACATCTCCTACATGGACCCTTACTACACCGTAGATGGCGTAAGCCGTGGGTTCAGTGTGTTTGCCCGTGAGACCGACTTCGAAGAAGAGGATATCAGCTCCTACCTTCTGGATGAGTATGGTGGCCGTGTTACGTTTGGCTATCCCACGGACAACATTACGCGACTGAACTTCGGGCTAGGCTATACGCTTTCCAAGATCAAAGGCGGCGTGTTTACGTCTAAGGAAGTAACGGATTTTATCGATGAGGAAGGTAACTCATTCAATAATTACTCCCTGTTTGGCAGCTGGCGCCGCAGCACTTTGAACCGAGGTGTGTTGCCAAGCGACGGCTACAGCCACTCGTTGTCGCTCGATGTTACGGTGCCCGGCAGTGACCTTACGTTCTATAAGGCTAGCCATAAAACCGATTTCTACTTCCCGATTACAGAAAGCAACCGCTGGGTTGTGCGCACAAGAACAGAAGTCGGCTACGGCAATGGCTACGGTGATCGCCAAGTGATGCCTTTTTATGAGCACTTTTATGCGGGCGGTTATGGCTCGGTTCGGGGCTATCAAGCCAACTCATTGGGGCGGCGTGCCGAACCTGCACAAAACGATCTTTCAGATCCCGATCCTTTCGGTGGTAACCTCTTGACCGAAGCGTCTCTGGAGCTGATTTTCCCAACACCGTTTGCCGGTGATACCCGGTCTATGCGCACGGCGTTCTTTGTGGATGCCGGGCAGGTCTTTGATCCGGACCGCGGGTTTGACCCAGATCCGGAAGAACTGCGGTTGTCGGCCGGTATCGGCTTCCAGTGGATCACCGCCGTTGGCCCGCTGGCCTTCAGCTTGGCAAAGCCGCTGAACAATAAAACGGGTGACGATACTCAGGTATTCCAGTTCTCGCTTGGCCAAACATTCTGA
- the rseP gene encoding RIP metalloprotease RseP: MQIIQTVLALALTLGILVTVHEYGHFWVARRCGVKVLRFSVGFGKPLFSWYDRHGTEFAIAAIPLGGYVKMLDEREGPVPDELKDQAFTSKAPSRRIAIAAAGPAANFIFAIFAYWLLGVVGVTHVVPIVGDVAGQSVAQKVGLREGMEIYEIDGHRVSSWRDVNMRILERAGEQGQITLGVSDGGTRGTLSGELGGWRLSDETPDPIGEFGITPWRPDVPAVLGQISEGGRAQAAGLQAGDRILAVNNEPVTDWFELVDFIRNAPEQALALTVERAGSERSVQVTPAEKKQDNGEIIGFVGAGVEAISWPDNVLREVRYGPLAAIPIALDETWADTRLTLVAIKKMVTGLLSPSNLSGPITIARVAEASVTSGFEDFVRFLAYLSVSLGILNLLPVPVLDGGHIVYYTIEAIRKKPLSDGVQALGLRIGMAMILTLMVFALYNDLMRL; the protein is encoded by the coding sequence ATGCAGATTATACAAACCGTACTTGCTCTTGCGCTGACTCTGGGAATACTTGTTACCGTGCATGAGTATGGCCATTTTTGGGTAGCACGCCGGTGTGGCGTGAAAGTACTGCGCTTTTCAGTGGGTTTTGGAAAGCCACTGTTCTCGTGGTATGACCGCCATGGCACCGAATTTGCGATAGCGGCCATCCCATTGGGCGGCTACGTAAAAATGCTCGATGAGCGAGAAGGCCCGGTTCCCGACGAGCTCAAGGATCAGGCTTTTACGTCCAAGGCGCCTTCACGGAGGATAGCCATTGCCGCAGCTGGGCCTGCTGCCAACTTCATTTTTGCCATCTTTGCCTATTGGTTGCTTGGTGTGGTGGGTGTCACCCACGTTGTGCCAATTGTGGGTGATGTTGCCGGCCAAAGCGTTGCCCAAAAGGTCGGTTTACGTGAAGGGATGGAGATTTACGAAATAGACGGGCACCGGGTAAGTTCTTGGCGCGACGTGAATATGCGCATTCTCGAGCGTGCGGGAGAGCAGGGCCAGATAACCTTGGGCGTGTCCGATGGCGGAACACGGGGCACCTTAAGCGGTGAGCTCGGTGGCTGGCGCCTTAGCGATGAAACCCCCGATCCGATTGGTGAGTTTGGGATTACACCCTGGCGGCCAGATGTGCCCGCCGTACTGGGCCAGATTTCAGAAGGCGGTCGTGCCCAAGCTGCGGGTCTTCAAGCAGGAGATCGCATTCTTGCGGTGAATAATGAACCAGTGACCGACTGGTTTGAGCTGGTTGATTTTATTCGCAACGCACCCGAGCAGGCGCTGGCTCTTACCGTTGAACGTGCCGGTTCCGAACGATCCGTGCAGGTTACGCCAGCGGAAAAGAAGCAAGATAATGGCGAAATAATCGGGTTTGTAGGTGCCGGGGTGGAAGCCATTTCCTGGCCCGACAATGTGCTTCGGGAGGTTCGCTATGGCCCGTTAGCCGCGATTCCCATTGCGCTAGATGAAACCTGGGCCGATACCCGCCTTACTCTTGTTGCCATCAAAAAAATGGTTACAGGGCTGTTGTCGCCCAGCAACCTCAGTGGTCCGATTACGATTGCCCGGGTGGCCGAGGCCAGTGTCACTTCCGGGTTTGAAGATTTTGTTCGTTTTCTGGCTTACCTCAGTGTCAGCCTGGGTATTCTCAATCTGTTGCCTGTGCCGGTTCTGGATGGTGGTCACATCGTGTATTACACCATCGAGGCCATCCGCAAAAAACCGCTCTCGGATGGGGTTCAAGCCCTTGGATTACGAATTGGTATGGCAATGATTCTTACATTAATGGTGTTTGCTCTTTACAACGACCTGATGCGGTTGTGA
- the ispC gene encoding 1-deoxy-D-xylulose-5-phosphate reductoisomerase codes for MVKRSVTLLGATGSVGLSTLDVIRRHPGRFSVYALTAGTRAEELATLCREFHPKFAVMADPAAAQKLEKLLVDRPDISVLSGEPGLSAVASAPEACTVVAAIVGAAGLAPTLAAVRAGKRVLLANKEALVMSGKLFMDAVAASGAELLPIDSEHNAIFQCLPAEKVRDPDGAGITRILLTASGGPFREHSAEDLRSVTPAQACAHPNWSMGQKISVDSATLMNKGLELIEACWLFNITPERIEVHVHPESIIHSMVEYADGSVLAQLGSPDMRTPIANGLAWPERIAAGVAPLDLFTIGRFHFERPDLLRFPCLRLAAEAFEVGGTAPAVLNAANEVAVDEFLKGNLAFTDIPVVIERTLSATPVAAADSFDVIFAKNSEARQRAREQVNLLTI; via the coding sequence ATGGTTAAGCGCTCAGTTACTCTGCTAGGGGCCACGGGATCAGTCGGGCTATCTACACTAGATGTTATCCGCCGTCACCCAGGGCGGTTTTCTGTGTACGCACTAACAGCCGGCACCCGTGCCGAAGAGCTTGCGACGCTCTGCCGTGAGTTTCACCCGAAATTTGCCGTAATGGCCGATCCTGCAGCAGCCCAAAAGCTTGAGAAATTGCTTGTAGATCGGCCGGATATTTCTGTCCTTAGCGGCGAGCCGGGTTTGAGCGCGGTGGCTTCGGCCCCGGAAGCATGCACCGTTGTTGCCGCTATTGTGGGTGCCGCCGGGCTGGCGCCAACGCTTGCTGCTGTACGCGCAGGTAAGCGTGTATTGCTTGCCAATAAAGAAGCGTTGGTTATGTCCGGTAAGCTATTTATGGACGCTGTCGCGGCCTCTGGTGCAGAGTTGTTGCCGATAGACTCCGAGCACAATGCGATCTTTCAGTGCTTGCCGGCCGAGAAAGTTCGCGATCCGGATGGTGCAGGTATTACCCGAATTCTTCTGACTGCTTCCGGAGGGCCTTTTCGAGAGCACAGCGCGGAAGACCTGCGTTCGGTTACGCCAGCACAAGCCTGCGCCCACCCGAACTGGTCCATGGGGCAAAAAATCTCTGTCGACTCCGCAACTCTGATGAACAAAGGGCTCGAACTAATTGAGGCTTGCTGGCTATTTAACATCACGCCGGAGCGCATCGAGGTTCATGTACACCCAGAAAGCATTATTCACTCCATGGTAGAGTATGCCGATGGCTCTGTGCTGGCTCAGCTGGGCAGCCCGGATATGCGTACGCCCATAGCCAATGGTTTGGCTTGGCCGGAACGCATTGCTGCTGGGGTAGCACCGCTGGATCTGTTCACAATAGGACGGTTTCATTTTGAGCGGCCGGATTTGCTTCGCTTTCCTTGCCTGCGTTTAGCAGCGGAAGCCTTTGAAGTGGGTGGCACTGCACCTGCAGTGCTGAACGCGGCAAATGAGGTTGCGGTAGACGAGTTCCTGAAAGGGAATCTGGCTTTTACTGACATTCCGGTTGTGATCGAAAGAACCCTGTCGGCAACGCCCGTGGCGGCTGCAGACAGCTTTGACGTCATCTTTGCGAAGAACTCAGAGGCACGGCAGCGGGCTAGGGAACAAGTTAATCTGTTAACTATCTGA
- a CDS encoding phosphatidate cytidylyltransferase, protein MLKTRIITALILAPIAIGGIFFLPSMGFALFTAAIITLGAWEWANMSGLENQPGRIGYAAVIAVILYSLLGVSAAAVLWLALLWWIVCFLLVRSYPAGSERWGSVPVRALMGVLVLVPAWVGLNHLRAGSFQFGDTDNNLLVILYVFCIVWVADIGAYFAGRAFGKAKLAPRVSPGKSWAGVWGGLAAVGVFAIVASTLVSASTAETMLLVAASLITGLVSVLGDLLESMLKRFRGIKDSSRLLPGHGGIMDRIDSLTAAAPVFALIITQLGWLTAGHV, encoded by the coding sequence GTGCTAAAAACCCGAATTATCACCGCGCTAATCCTTGCTCCCATCGCTATTGGGGGCATTTTTTTCCTGCCGTCAATGGGTTTCGCGCTGTTTACCGCTGCGATTATCACATTGGGTGCTTGGGAGTGGGCCAACATGTCTGGCCTTGAGAATCAGCCGGGCCGGATTGGTTATGCTGCGGTAATCGCAGTTATTCTGTATAGCCTTCTTGGTGTGTCTGCCGCTGCGGTGCTCTGGCTTGCGCTTCTTTGGTGGATTGTCTGTTTTTTGCTGGTTCGCAGTTATCCTGCAGGTTCAGAGCGCTGGGGCAGTGTGCCTGTGCGAGCGCTTATGGGCGTGTTGGTTCTCGTGCCAGCGTGGGTTGGCCTGAACCATCTTCGTGCGGGCAGCTTTCAGTTTGGCGATACCGACAACAATCTGCTGGTTATTCTGTACGTGTTTTGTATTGTTTGGGTTGCAGACATTGGCGCTTACTTTGCCGGCCGCGCCTTTGGTAAGGCTAAGCTGGCGCCCAGGGTCAGCCCGGGCAAATCTTGGGCCGGCGTGTGGGGAGGTCTGGCGGCTGTTGGTGTTTTTGCCATCGTTGCCAGTACTCTTGTTTCGGCGAGCACTGCTGAAACCATGTTGCTGGTCGCAGCAAGTCTGATAACCGGCTTGGTATCGGTACTTGGGGATCTTCTAGAGAGCATGCTTAAACGCTTCAGAGGTATTAAGGACAGCAGTCGGCTGTTACCTGGGCATGGTGGGATCATGGATCGCATTGATAGCCTTACCGCGGCTGCTCCGGTGTTTGCGCTTATTATCACGCAACTCGGCTGGCTGACAGCCGGGCACGTGTGA
- the uppS gene encoding polyprenyl diphosphate synthase, whose protein sequence is MTGTVSAEIPVSADGRPRHVAIIMDGNNRWAKERRLKGVAGHKAGVDAVKAVVETCAREGVEVLTLFAFSSENWRRPKDEVSALMKLFLFALEREVRKLHRNDICLRIIGDRSAFNATLQEHMAKAEELTRNNTRMTLVIAANYGGHWDITQATQQVAQMVKGGELEPSDITGDLIQKHLSIGDLPVPDLMIRTAGEQRISNFMLWHLAYTELYFSPVFWPDFKEDEMRKALQAYAGRQRRFGQTDDQVAAKSSQK, encoded by the coding sequence ATGACGGGAACAGTATCCGCAGAGATTCCGGTGTCGGCTGATGGCCGGCCCCGGCATGTGGCCATTATCATGGATGGTAATAATCGGTGGGCCAAAGAGCGCCGATTGAAAGGGGTAGCAGGGCACAAGGCTGGCGTGGATGCGGTAAAGGCTGTTGTCGAAACCTGTGCCCGTGAGGGTGTAGAAGTGCTTACCCTGTTCGCTTTCTCAAGCGAAAACTGGCGGCGGCCAAAGGACGAAGTGTCGGCTTTGATGAAGCTGTTTCTCTTTGCGCTGGAACGGGAAGTCAGAAAGCTGCATCGCAATGATATCTGCCTGCGCATCATCGGTGATCGCTCCGCGTTTAACGCAACTCTGCAAGAGCACATGGCCAAGGCAGAGGAGCTCACCCGCAACAACACCAGAATGACGCTTGTCATCGCCGCAAACTATGGCGGACACTGGGATATAACTCAGGCGACTCAGCAGGTTGCCCAAATGGTGAAGGGTGGCGAGCTTGAGCCTTCAGACATTACCGGTGACCTTATCCAGAAGCACCTGAGTATTGGCGACCTCCCAGTGCCGGATCTTATGATCCGTACGGCAGGCGAGCAACGGATCAGCAACTTCATGCTTTGGCACTTGGCTTACACCGAACTGTATTTTTCGCCCGTATTCTGGCCTGATTTTAAAGAAGACGAGATGCGCAAAGCGTTACAGGCCTACGCCGGACGGCAGCGCCGCTTTGGTCAGACGGATGACCAAGTTGCGGCCAAGTCGTCACAAAAATAA
- the frr gene encoding ribosome recycling factor, with product MINDIRAEAEKKMTKSLEALSSAFNKIRTGRAHPSILDSVTVNYYGQQTPLKQVASINVEDNRTLAVSPWEKNLVPVIEKAIMAADLGLNPATSGDLIRLPMPMLTQETRKNMVKQSKADAENARVSVRNARRDANSMMKELLKEKDISEDDERRGEEEVQKLTDRYIAEVEKVLKAKEEDLMAV from the coding sequence GTGATTAACGATATAAGAGCGGAAGCCGAAAAGAAAATGACGAAGAGCCTAGAGGCTCTGAGCTCGGCGTTCAACAAAATCCGGACCGGTCGGGCGCACCCATCCATTCTGGACAGTGTGACGGTTAACTACTACGGTCAGCAAACCCCGCTGAAGCAAGTTGCCAGCATAAACGTGGAAGATAACCGCACGTTGGCTGTGTCGCCGTGGGAGAAGAACCTGGTGCCCGTTATTGAGAAGGCTATCATGGCCGCTGATCTCGGCCTGAATCCCGCTACTAGCGGCGACCTTATTCGTCTTCCGATGCCGATGCTGACCCAGGAAACCCGCAAAAATATGGTCAAGCAATCGAAGGCAGACGCAGAGAATGCTCGCGTTTCTGTCCGGAATGCGCGTCGCGATGCCAACAGCATGATGAAAGAGTTGCTGAAGGAAAAAGACATCAGCGAAGACGATGAGCGCCGGGGTGAAGAAGAAGTCCAGAAGCTTACCGATCGCTACATCGCTGAAGTTGAGAAGGTGCTCAAGGCTAAAGAAGAGGACCTGATGGCGGTCTGA
- the pyrH gene encoding UMP kinase yields MPTPPKNQPRYNRVLLKLSGEALMGEHEFGIDPKVLDRMALEIGALIGIGVQVGLVIGGGNLFRGASLSEAGMDRVTGDHMGMLATVMNGLAMRDALERSNIRTRVMSAIPMSGIVEHYDRRRAVRDLKDGDVVIFCAGTGNPFFTTDSAACLRGIEIEADAVLKATKVDGVYSADPHLDPTAVKFDHLTYDEVLDKKLGVMDLTAICLARDQGMPLRVFDMSRAGALTRIVTGEKEGTLIE; encoded by the coding sequence ATGCCGACACCACCGAAAAACCAGCCAAGATACAATCGTGTTCTGCTCAAGCTCAGTGGTGAGGCCCTTATGGGGGAGCATGAATTTGGCATTGATCCCAAAGTTCTTGACCGTATGGCCCTTGAAATCGGTGCGCTGATTGGCATTGGCGTTCAGGTGGGCCTGGTGATTGGCGGTGGCAACCTGTTCCGTGGTGCTTCCCTTAGCGAGGCCGGTATGGACAGGGTTACGGGTGATCACATGGGTATGCTGGCTACCGTTATGAATGGCTTGGCCATGCGCGATGCTCTCGAGCGTTCCAACATTCGCACCCGCGTTATGTCGGCTATTCCCATGAGTGGTATTGTTGAGCATTACGATCGCCGTCGCGCTGTTCGCGACCTGAAAGACGGTGATGTGGTTATATTCTGTGCAGGCACAGGTAACCCTTTCTTTACAACAGATTCGGCAGCTTGCCTGCGTGGTATCGAAATTGAAGCAGACGCGGTGCTGAAAGCAACCAAGGTAGATGGTGTGTATTCTGCAGATCCGCACCTCGACCCCACCGCAGTGAAGTTTGATCACCTGACTTACGATGAAGTGCTGGATAAAAAGCTGGGTGTGATGGATCTGACGGCCATCTGCCTAGCCAGGGATCAAGGTATGCCGCTGCGAGTTTTCGATATGAGTCGTGCGGGCGCACTGACGCGCATCGTGACCGGCGAAAAAGAAGGTACACTGATTGAATAA
- the tsf gene encoding translation elongation factor Ts, translating to MAAITAAMVKELRERTGLGMMECKKALVEAGGSVDAAIEELRKSSGLKAAKKAGRTAAEGVSLIKISDDKTVGYIVEVNSETDFVARDDNFINFATDVLNVAFEKGETDVAKLMEGDLESKREALVQKIGENVSVRRVVEIKGPVVGGYVHSTNKIASVVALTAGDSELARDIAMHAAAVNPRVARPEDMPADELEKEKDVIKAQPDMAGKPDEIVEKMMGGRIKKFLKEHSLVEQPFVKNPEQTVGELVKAAGGELVGFARVEVGEGIEREEVDFAAEVAAAADASKA from the coding sequence ATGGCTGCAATTACCGCTGCAATGGTCAAAGAGCTACGCGAGCGTACTGGCCTAGGCATGATGGAATGCAAAAAGGCGCTGGTTGAAGCTGGCGGAAGTGTAGACGCTGCGATTGAAGAGCTGCGTAAGTCTTCTGGCCTGAAAGCTGCCAAGAAAGCCGGCCGAACAGCCGCTGAAGGCGTGTCGCTGATCAAGATTTCCGACGACAAGACGGTTGGTTATATTGTTGAAGTGAATTCTGAGACGGACTTTGTTGCCCGCGACGATAACTTCATCAATTTTGCCACCGACGTTTTGAACGTTGCCTTCGAAAAAGGCGAAACCGACGTTGCTAAGCTGATGGAAGGCGATCTGGAATCCAAGCGCGAAGCGCTGGTTCAGAAAATCGGCGAGAATGTTTCCGTGCGCCGTGTAGTTGAGATTAAAGGCCCGGTTGTTGGTGGCTACGTTCACAGCACTAACAAGATTGCCTCAGTTGTTGCACTGACTGCAGGTGATTCCGAGCTGGCCCGAGATATCGCTATGCATGCTGCCGCTGTCAATCCGCGTGTTGCAAGACCGGAAGACATGCCTGCTGACGAGCTCGAAAAAGAGAAAGATGTCATCAAGGCTCAGCCGGATATGGCAGGCAAGCCCGACGAGATCGTTGAGAAAATGATGGGTGGCCGGATCAAGAAGTTCCTCAAGGAGCACAGCCTTGTAGAGCAGCCTTTCGTCAAAAACCCAGAGCAGACCGTGGGTGAACTGGTCAAAGCCGCAGGCGGCGAACTGGTCGGTTTCGCTCGCGTAGAAGTGGGTGAAGGCATTGAAAGAGAAGAAGTAGACTTTGCTGCCGAGGTTGCTGCTGCAGCCGATGCAAGCAAGGCCTGA
- the rpsB gene encoding 30S ribosomal protein S2, which produces MAQVNMRDLLKAGAHFGHQTRYWNPKMSKYIFGARNKIHIINLEQTVPAMNEALDFVQKLTENKNKILFIGTKRAAAKVIKEEAERSGQPFVNHRWLGGMLTNYKTIRQSIRRYRDLDAQRKDGTFDKLTKKEALERTREMDKLERSIGGIKDMGGLPDALFVIDVDHERIAIKEANKLGIPVIGVVDTNSNPDGVDYVIPGNDDAIRAIQIYVKAVADTCMESTQGGADEFVEVAEEPAGAAPAAE; this is translated from the coding sequence ATGGCTCAGGTAAATATGCGTGACCTGCTCAAGGCAGGTGCTCACTTCGGTCACCAGACTCGCTACTGGAACCCGAAAATGTCGAAGTACATCTTCGGCGCCCGTAACAAGATTCACATCATCAACCTTGAGCAGACTGTTCCTGCCATGAACGAAGCGCTCGATTTCGTTCAGAAACTGACAGAGAACAAGAACAAGATCCTGTTCATTGGCACCAAGCGCGCCGCGGCCAAGGTCATCAAGGAAGAAGCCGAGCGGTCCGGCCAGCCTTTTGTTAATCACCGCTGGCTCGGTGGCATGCTGACCAACTACAAAACCATCCGTCAGTCTATCCGTCGCTACCGTGATCTGGATGCCCAGCGTAAAGACGGTACGTTCGACAAGCTGACCAAAAAAGAAGCTCTTGAGCGCACCCGTGAAATGGATAAGCTTGAGCGTTCCATTGGTGGTATCAAGGATATGGGCGGTTTGCCTGACGCGTTGTTTGTTATCGACGTTGATCACGAGCGCATCGCTATCAAGGAAGCCAACAAGCTGGGCATTCCTGTTATCGGTGTAGTAGATACCAACAGTAACCCTGATGGCGTTGATTACGTTATCCCGGGTAACGACGATGCCATTCGCGCGATTCAGATCTACGTGAAGGCCGTTGCAGATACCTGCATGGAATCAACACAGGGTGGCGCTGACGAGTTTGTAGAAGTCGCTGAAGAACCTGCAGGAGCGGCTCCGGCTGCAGAGTGA
- the map gene encoding type I methionyl aminopeptidase, whose amino-acid sequence MQVSIKTPEEIEKMRVAGRLAADVLNMIGEHVKPGVSTEELNQICHDYIVNEREAIPAPLNYKGFPKSVCTSVNHVICHGIPSETKILKDGDILNIDVTVIKDEYHGDTSKMWIVGKPKPGSERLIKVTQECLYKGMELVRPGTRLGDIGHVIQQHAEKHRYSVVRDYCGHGIGKGFHEEPQVMHYGKPGTGMELQEGMTFTIEPMINQGKYHTKLLPDQWTVVTKDHKLSAQWEHTILVTADGYEVLTKRSEESF is encoded by the coding sequence ATGCAAGTATCGATCAAGACTCCAGAAGAAATCGAAAAGATGCGCGTAGCAGGCCGCCTGGCGGCGGATGTTCTTAATATGATCGGGGAGCATGTCAAGCCTGGCGTATCCACCGAAGAGCTCAATCAAATCTGCCACGACTACATTGTTAACGAGCGGGAGGCGATTCCTGCCCCGCTGAACTACAAAGGCTTTCCAAAATCCGTGTGCACCTCCGTAAACCACGTTATCTGCCACGGGATACCCTCAGAAACGAAAATCCTGAAGGACGGCGACATACTTAACATCGATGTCACCGTTATAAAGGATGAGTACCACGGCGATACTAGCAAGATGTGGATTGTCGGCAAGCCAAAGCCGGGCTCAGAACGCCTTATCAAGGTCACCCAGGAATGCCTCTATAAAGGCATGGAGCTGGTTAGGCCCGGCACACGCCTGGGCGATATTGGCCATGTGATTCAGCAGCATGCCGAAAAACACCGTTATTCTGTGGTGCGGGATTATTGCGGGCACGGCATCGGCAAGGGGTTTCATGAAGAGCCGCAAGTGATGCACTACGGCAAACCAGGCACCGGCATGGAGCTGCAAGAAGGCATGACCTTCACCATTGAACCCATGATCAACCAAGGCAAGTACCACACCAAGCTGCTACCGGATCAGTGGACTGTGGTCACCAAAGACCACAAGCTTTCGGCGCAGTGGGAACACACCATTCTGGTGACTGCCGATGGCTACGAAGTGTTGACCAAGCGGTCGGAGGAGTCCTTCTAA